A window from Xiphophorus maculatus strain JP 163 A chromosome 17, X_maculatus-5.0-male, whole genome shotgun sequence encodes these proteins:
- the LOC102228793 gene encoding cyclin-dependent kinase inhibitor 1-like — translation MMMASTSASSGGTMKSESETSTLQGIDALKLKVGPVRRNLFGPVDHQQLQRDFQQLLRMSVEVANKRWNFDFQRDVPGEGADVQWVELGCQDVPAFYRTCLVRPGVLARKITRSTSTSSMEEDGSPVSESSSGEEYLEVTTRGSYPIRRLGKRRQSAITDFFKVKKRKLMPSKASSQQ, via the exons ATGATGATGGCTTCTACGTCAGCATCGTCCGGAGGAACCATGAAGTCTGAGTCCGAGACCTCGACTCTCCAAGGCATCGACGCCTTGAAGCTGAAGGTAGGGCCGGTGCGGAGAAACCTCTTCGGCCCTGTTGACCACCAGCAGCTCCAGCGGGACTTCCAGCAGCTGCTCCGCATGAGCGTGGAGGTCGCCAACAAGCGCTGGAACTTTGACTTCCAGAGAGACGTGCCAGGAGAGGGCGCCGACGTGCAGTGGGTGGAGCTCGGGTGCCAGGACGTGCCGGCGTTTTACCGGACCTGCTTGGTGAGGCCCGGGGTGTTGGCCAGAAAAATCACGAGGAGCACCTCAACGTCGTCCATGGAGGAAGACGGCTCTCCTGTCTCTGAGAGCTCGTCTGGGGAAGAATACCTGGAAGtgaccactagagggagctACCCAATTCGGCGGCTGGGAAAACGCAGACAATCTGCAATCACAG atttctttaagGTGAAGAAGAGGAAACTCATGCCCAGCAAAGCTTCCTCTCAGCAGTAG